Proteins encoded in a region of the Zea mays cultivar B73 chromosome 2, Zm-B73-REFERENCE-NAM-5.0, whole genome shotgun sequence genome:
- the LOC100275290 gene encoding uncharacterized protein LOC100275290, which translates to MASLALRPVIPATTASSRTLTIVVGSRSCHAATLHRGFRSRRLITCKAEPSGGNSTLELGAGAAGLASSAVVAWSLYTLNTTGCGLPPGPGGALGAAEGVSYLVVAGLVGWSVTTKVRTGSGLPAGPYGLLGAAEGVAYLTIAAIAVVFGLQFFQQGSIPGPLPSEQCFG; encoded by the coding sequence ATGGCGTCTCTGGCCCTCCGCCCCGTCATCCCGGCCACCACCGCTTCATCCAGGACCCTCACGATCGTCGTTGGCTCCCGCTCCTGCCACGCTGCCACACTCCACCGTGGCTTTCGCTCGCGGCGCCTCATCACCTGCAAGGCGGAGCCGAGCGGCGGCAACAGCACCCTCGAGCTGGGCGCAGGGGCCGCAGGGCTGGCATCGAGCGCGGTCGTGGCGTGGTCCCTCTACACGCTGAACACGACGGGGTGCGGCCTGCCTCCAGGCCCCGGCGGCGCCCTCGGCGCCGCGGAGGGGGTCAGCTACCTCGTCGTGGCGGGTCTAGTCGGGTGGTCGGTCACCACCAAGGTGCGCACTGGCTCGGGCCTCCCGGCTGGCCCCTACGGGCTCCTCGGCGCCGCTGAGGGCGTTGCCTACCTCACCATCGCGGCCATTGCCGTCGTCTTCGGCCTGCAGTTCTTCCAGCAGGGGTCCATCCCGGGTCCGCTGCCATCGGAGCAGTGTTTTGGCTGA
- the LOC100278908 gene encoding protein PLASTID REDOX INSENSITIVE 2, chloroplastic encodes MATRAWVAAAVALNPQLLPLRSCSPTKSVSPAQRSASMGLRLRSGRPCLGKFVCRRAKNAGYEDYKFPDPIPEFAEQETSKFREHMAWRLEQKKEDYFGDHVEEIVDVCTEIMGTFLENDYRGPGTLLVHPFLDMKGEIKERGLPGAPQAARAAIAWAEKNVDKDWKAWTGEY; translated from the exons ATGGCGACGAGGGCATGGGTGGCCGCGGCGGTGGCCTTGAACCCTCAACTGCTGCCTCTCCGCTCCTGCTCGCCCACGAAGTCGGTCTCCCCAGCGCAGCGCTCGGCGTCGATGGGGCTCCGGCTGCGCAGCGGCCGGCCGTGCCTGGGGAAGTTCGTGTGCCGCCGCGCCAAGAACGCGGGATACGAGGACTACAAGTTCCCGGACCCCATCCCGGAGTTCGCCGAGCAG GAGACGAGCAAGTTCAGGGAGCACATGGCGTGGCGGCTGGAGCAGAAGAAAGAGGACTACTTCGGGGACCATGTCGAGGAGATCGTTGACGTCTGCACCGAG ATCATGGGGACATTCCTGGAGAACGATTACCGTGGACCAGGGACGCTCCTGGTTCACCCGTTCCTGGACATGAAGGGCGAGATCAAGGAGAGGGGGCTCCCCGGCGCACCTCAGGCGGCACGGGCGGCGATAGCATGGGCCGAAAAGAACGTGGACAAGGACTGGAAGGCCTGGACTGGGGAATACTAG
- the LOC100194208 gene encoding Succinate dehydrogenase subunit 7, mitochondrial-like has protein sequence MAQPAFLSSLRSRLGSAPPPPPNHRLQPRRGYHVELGAREKALLEEDVALKRFKSYKNSVKQVSKIGNALTLAVVLACSYELAVLATSTK, from the exons ATGGCCCAGCCCGCTTTCCTCTCCTCTCTCCGCTCCCGCCTCGGCTCCGCGCCGCCGCCCCCGCCGAACCATCGCCTCCAGCCCAGGCGCGGCTACCACGTCGAGCTTGGGGCTCGCGAAAAAGCG CTTTTGGAGGAGGATGTTGCTTTGAAGAGGTTCAAATCATACAAAAACAGTGTGAAACAGGTCTCCAAGATCGGGAATGCTCTCACTTTAGCTGTTGTACTTG CTTGCAGCTACGAGCTTGCTGTGTTGGCGACTAGCACAAAATGA